In Mus caroli chromosome 16, CAROLI_EIJ_v1.1, whole genome shotgun sequence, the sequence aaaatagaaaaaaatcagtgtgtgtgtgtgtgtgtgtgtgtgtgtgtgtgtgtgtgtgtgaacttccTGGATGGTACTCATTGTCACTTGAAATCTTACTAGTATAAATGCTACTGATGATGACATGGGCTGCTGAACTCTAACCAGAACTACCAACAAGCATTCTAGGCTTCTTCCAGCTTCCATCTTCAATCAATTCTAGACTCTTTCTGCTAACATATTTCAAAGTCATCAGCCAGTCCAGCAACAATAGATATATTACACTGGTAATAATTTCTGCAATTATAGCCAATACCTAAGAGAAATCAACCTATAAAGAGAAAATTGATAATTTGTAGGTTTTGGGTCAATATtgattattctatttttttgGATCTGCGGTGTGACAAGTGATCATATTAAAATGAAGCATGTCCCCTATAAATGGAAGGAAATGAGCATGAGATAGCTTTCCAGATCCACAACCTCCTCCTATGGCATGAGCTCAATGACCACAGATATACAACCACAGCCCACATTGTTCTACTTTCTTCaaatagatcagtggttctcaaccttcctaatgctgtgaccctttaacacaatTTCCCATGTCATGGCaatcccaaacataaaattatttttgttgctacctcataactacAGTTTACTAGTTATGAATAGTAAATATCTGTTTcaaatggtcttaggcaacccagATGGAAAGGTCGTTCAACCCCAAGAGGTGTCACAGATTAAGACACTGAAATAGTGCAATGATAAAGTCCAATCCTCCAATACTGCACCTTTAGCAGTTGAAGACCTATCAATCTTATaaagaagaaatcatttaaaaaaaactctatgatgctatcttgaaagtaaagagagagggggagagagagaaagaatgaaaggaagagaaagaaaacagattgatagagggaagggaaaaggggattATTCCCCATTTATGCTATGAAACGTTGTCTCCATATTAGATTGAACAGTAAAGTACTCAAGTGTTCCTGTAATTCCCTAAGTGATGATGCTGATTCACTGAGTCTACATTAGTTGTGTAAACAATGTCGTTTTTGCTGAACAAATACCTTCCTTCTGGGAATCTGGAATTTTGCTGATTGCTTTAGAATCCATCTCCAGTTAACACTCTAAGTATTGTATTTCAAAGGGACTTACTTCAGAAGAACAATGGGTTCATGTGGCTTCCCTTCTATTAGGGGAAAAACCTGAGCAACCAGCACATAGCTACTTTAAACCATTGGCTGTATTTTCTCCTTATGTTCTATGATAGATATATACTCTTGTTATTAGTATAAACTGAATCCCATGAGTATTTATAGAGAATGTTCAAAACTGGAATGGACTGGGTGATTCCCAATGAACATGGCTGCTGCAAAAGTAAGAGCAATGTGAATTAGATGGTCATTATCAATATGACACTCATGGGAGGGAGCTGGAGATAGAGGTTGATAACTGAGAGAAGAGGGGGATACCCTACTTTTGCTCCTTGACATACACACATTGTGAAACAGAATGCTTGAAACATTGAGAACCAAAAACATGAATTCCCCtgcaaatgtttttttctctgtatatgagtgttttacctacatgtatctATGTGCACTGCTTGTGTACCTGTTATACACAAAAGACAGACGTCTGTGGCAGATAACCTTCAAAAAGGAGTTACAGGTCAAATGTCTCATATGTAAGTTTTGAAAATTCcaggcaacagaaaacaaaaccttctttTGTAAAGGGGAAATTTTTAAAGTGCAATAGTGCTTTCCAAGGCTAACCTGGAGGTTTAGAAGATAAGAGAGACAGTGTGTCCAAAGGGCCAACTGTAAAGGTTTAAACAAGATGTCCTGGGGTCAGGGTGGTGTACAACTGGTAAGAAAGTCCAACTAAAATCAACCTCATCAATGTGAGGCTCATGCCGGGAGAGGGTGCTTACCCGTGCCTGACAATGTCTGAACAGCCAGGAACCAGAGCCTGGATATCCCAGACACCTAGGATATAATCAAACATGACTTGAAAGAGTCAATGAgttgatttctaatgatattctgctcaTGAACCAGAGCCTGgcataattgtcatcagagaggcttcatccagcatcTGATAGGAGCTGAgacaaagacccacagccaaacactagagGGATAGAGCTAGGAGAAAGctagagaaaagggggaaggattGGAGAAGCTAGAAAGGTCCTGAACACCAGCAATGTGTGGCCCTCAGAATCAACCAAGCAGGGCTCATataagctcacagagactgaacctgCAGCCATGGAGCCTGCATGTGTCTATGCTAGCCCCTCTGCATACTTACTGTAGTTCTTTAGCTTGGGGCTTTTATTAGATTTCTAACAATGGGGGTGGGATGGATGACTCTTCTACCTGCTTTTAGAACCCCTTTCCTCCTATTAGGTTACCtggtccagccttgatatgaaatTATGCACCTATTCTTGTAAAATTTTGTgtcatgttcagttgatatccctgggaggtctaCTTCTTTCTGAGGGCAAATACAGACTCTTACAGAATCTGTAAGAGGGGAGGTAGGGGACAGGGGatgggagaagtggagggagagaaaactgtagtcaggatgagagaagaataaatttttcaaaaggttcagaaatatagaataaatatttatgaataaataataaaataaaaccaagatttatatttatattaagaaattttattggaaatacagtgaagaaaattaatattattgaCCTTTTACAAAGTTTCTGGAATAAATAGCTGAATACAGATGGTATTTATAGTGGATGCTGGTCATAAATGGATGCCAATGTATTTCAGACCATCAGAGCCCCATACTATTCCAGTTTTATGTGATGCTGTCAGGTCTTGGGACTTAAAGCTGGAGGATCTTTGCACCATACATGAGGGGAAAGAGGTGTCCTTGAGTTTCTCAATAGTAGTAGCCAAATCCAGATCCATAGCCAGAGCCACATCCATAGCCACAGCCATAGAGAGAGCGTgagccatagccacagccatagccatagccacaGCCCANTCCACGGTAGCCACAGCCATAGTAGGAGCCATAGCCACAGCCCAGGCCTCCATAGCCATAGCCCAGGCCTCCATAGCCACANCAGCCATAGCCTCTGCCNCCATAGTAGTTTCCNTAGTAGCCACACATGGTGCTGNTTGTTGAGGTTGTTCTTGAGTAGAGAGGAGAGTAGGTGACTTGAGTCTGTATACTTCTGCCTGAGTGGAGGCCCTTTTATATTCTCTTAGTGTGGGTGGGACCCACCATGGGCTCATGCCATTGGCtaattttaagacttatttaatataattagtttttttttctcaaccatATGACAAAACCTCAAAGTTATTATGGAAGCTTGCTTTGTTTGCCAATTAGGTCCCGTGAAAAAATTTGACACCAATAATAATGAGGGAACACTAAGACATAGAAATGTTCACTTTAAGTGCTGTATACATGCACAACATACCCAAGATGCGCATGTGCTGACTTGCCCACATCATAGAATAAAATGCATATTCTTCTCCTCGTGCACCCACTTCAGCCATTTGAAGCAGTCTATTTCATCTGTTGcatattcaaaacattttttgCTCTATAATATTATAGCTGTGTATCAACAATAAGGGAGAAACTTGCTTTggactttgtctttaaaatgcaATTAAGAAACAGGCTAattgaaagttattttaaattttactttaatatttaaaatttcagtgaACAAACAAACTGAATTTTGTATCTGGAATATTAATTACAGAGATTTTTGAGTAATTTCTTTTCATGCTCATGAAAATCAATTCTTTTATGgattttaaatagtaaaatgattatgatatattttgataaattaaGGCTTCataaattctgatttttaaaataccatatttcagcttttgaaatgtttaaaagatTTTACCAGttatgtttagaaaatttccGAGACCTGAAATGCTATTGTTTCTatgttttttcagaaaaaaaaaaacattatcaacTGCTAGAAAAATTGTCACTATTTTA encodes:
- the LOC110311226 gene encoding keratin-associated protein 6-5, giving the protein MCGYXGNYYGGRGYGXCGYGGLGYGYGGLGCGYGSYYGCGYRGXGCGYGYGCGYGSRSLYGCGYGCGSGYGSGFGYYY